A section of the Armatimonadia bacterium genome encodes:
- a CDS encoding alpha-amylase family protein, which yields MFDLRFRQVHLDFHTSELIPGIGSAFDADEFADTLKAAHVDSITCFSRCHHGMIYHDTAKFPERRHPNLTCNLLKEQIDACHARDIRVPIYITVQWDMYTCRRHPQWLVVDEEGRIPGTKPFEAGFYRRFCLNTPYLDFLEAQTREVCETMPVDGIFFDIVAAMPCCCPWCLEGMIEEGLDPSKPESRRDYADKVLFDFQDRFYRLVTSYHPEASVFFNSGHCGPKHRKMIGAFSHLELESLPSGGWGYMHFPLAQRYARGLGLDCLGMTGKFHTSWGDFSSFKNPAALEFECLNMLALGAKCSVGDQLHPTGKIDADTYALIGPVYEKVEAAEPWCKGAQPLVDLGLLTPEEFAGTGGHGGLPAAAIGATRMLQEAKLQFDIIDSQSDFSKYRVLVLPDEIQVSDELSAKLSRYVAAGGAILASYKSGLAPQGDRFNVPELGVTYRGEAEFSPDFLVPGKLHEGLADTGHVMYMKGIAVEPAAGAEVLSPVIRPYFNRTWEHFCSHRHTPAQGSADYPGIVRQGSCIYLMHPVFTQYDRNAPLWCKKLVVNALKLLLPEPLVTTNAPSTALMTLNAQPEQNRLVLHVLHYVPERRGRDFDVIEEVLPIYSLKTSVRVEGRVQSVKLVPQGVPLEFEEVGDRVEFVIPRVDGHQMVEIALAE from the coding sequence ATGTTCGACCTCAGGTTCCGTCAGGTCCATCTCGACTTCCACACCAGTGAGCTGATCCCCGGCATCGGTAGCGCCTTCGATGCCGACGAGTTCGCCGACACCCTCAAGGCGGCTCATGTCGACTCCATCACCTGCTTCTCCCGCTGCCACCACGGGATGATCTACCACGACACGGCGAAGTTCCCCGAGCGGCGCCACCCGAACCTCACCTGCAACCTCCTCAAAGAGCAGATCGACGCCTGCCACGCTCGGGACATCCGCGTGCCCATCTACATCACCGTGCAGTGGGACATGTACACCTGCCGACGTCACCCCCAGTGGCTGGTCGTCGACGAAGAGGGCCGTATCCCCGGCACCAAGCCCTTCGAGGCCGGCTTCTACCGCCGCTTCTGTCTGAACACTCCCTACCTGGACTTCCTCGAGGCACAGACTCGCGAGGTGTGCGAGACGATGCCCGTCGACGGCATCTTCTTCGACATCGTCGCCGCCATGCCGTGCTGCTGCCCCTGGTGCCTGGAGGGGATGATTGAGGAGGGCCTCGACCCCTCCAAGCCTGAGAGCCGTCGTGACTACGCCGACAAGGTCCTCTTCGACTTCCAGGACCGCTTCTACCGGCTGGTCACGAGCTACCACCCGGAGGCCTCCGTCTTCTTCAACTCCGGCCACTGCGGCCCCAAGCACCGCAAGATGATCGGCGCCTTCTCCCACCTGGAGCTCGAGTCGCTACCCAGTGGCGGTTGGGGCTACATGCACTTCCCGCTGGCTCAGCGCTATGCGCGTGGCCTGGGGCTGGACTGCCTCGGCATGACCGGCAAGTTCCACACCAGTTGGGGCGACTTCTCCTCCTTCAAGAATCCGGCGGCGCTGGAGTTCGAGTGCCTCAACATGCTGGCCCTGGGCGCCAAGTGCTCCGTGGGCGATCAGCTCCACCCGACCGGCAAGATCGACGCCGACACCTATGCTCTGATCGGTCCGGTCTATGAGAAGGTCGAGGCGGCGGAGCCCTGGTGCAAGGGTGCTCAGCCGCTCGTCGACCTCGGGCTGCTGACTCCCGAGGAGTTCGCCGGAACGGGTGGCCATGGCGGCCTTCCGGCAGCGGCCATCGGTGCAACTCGAATGCTGCAGGAAGCCAAGCTCCAGTTCGACATCATCGACTCGCAGTCCGACTTCAGCAAATACCGCGTCCTGGTCCTGCCCGATGAGATCCAGGTAAGTGACGAGCTCTCCGCGAAGCTGAGCCGGTACGTTGCCGCCGGTGGTGCGATCCTGGCCTCCTACAAGTCCGGCCTGGCTCCACAGGGCGACCGCTTCAACGTGCCTGAGCTTGGCGTGACCTATCGCGGCGAAGCGGAGTTCTCACCGGACTTCCTCGTCCCCGGCAAGCTGCACGAGGGCCTGGCGGACACCGGCCATGTCATGTACATGAAGGGGATTGCGGTCGAGCCCGCTGCCGGCGCCGAGGTGCTCTCGCCGGTGATCCGACCCTACTTCAACCGCACCTGGGAGCACTTCTGCTCACACCGTCACACGCCCGCGCAGGGATCGGCCGACTACCCCGGCATCGTGCGCCAGGGAAGTTGCATCTACCTCATGCACCCGGTCTTCACACAGTACGACCGCAACGCGCCGCTGTGGTGCAAGAAGCTCGTCGTCAACGCTCTCAAGCTCCTGCTGCCGGAGCCCCTGGTGACCACCAACGCTCCGAGCACCGCGCTGATGACCCTCAACGCTCAGCCCGAGCAGAACCGGCTGGTCCTGCATGTGCTCCACTATGTCCCCGAGCGCCGTGGGCGCGACTTCGACGTGATCGAGGAGGTGCTCCCGATCTACAGCCTCAAGACTTCGGTACGCGTCGAGGGAAGGGTGCAGTCGGTGAAGCTGGTGCCGCAGGGAGTGCCGCTGGAGTTCGAAGAAGTGGGCGACCGCGTGGAGTTCGTAATCCCGCGAGTCGACGGCCACCAGATGGTGGAGATCGCGCTGGCCGAGTAG
- a CDS encoding amidohydrolase family protein: MTLQEALQTGTPLAGELVIDSHCHMGPWYNFHVPEDGSPEAMVHSMDLLGIDVAIVSPHVCIGPDYHRGNREVAAAAAQFPGRIVPYITVNPNAGAAEIQTEIDYWDSQGPICAFKIHPGTHQYKASGENYFPVYEYAQAHGLPILVHSWAGDRLGGPSVLAGLAEKYPEAKYITAHSATSWQMVDEAAAETKAHDNLYFDVAGSILLYGCLEEMVERLGVDKILFGTDNPFIDPRPGLGRLLMARISDDDKRQILGLNAKRIFGL, translated from the coding sequence ATGACCCTTCAAGAGGCCCTGCAGACCGGCACTCCGCTTGCCGGTGAGCTCGTGATCGACAGTCACTGCCACATGGGACCGTGGTACAACTTCCACGTGCCGGAGGACGGCTCGCCGGAAGCCATGGTCCACTCGATGGACCTGCTGGGCATCGACGTTGCCATCGTCAGCCCGCATGTCTGCATCGGCCCGGACTATCACAGGGGCAACCGGGAGGTCGCGGCAGCCGCTGCGCAGTTCCCGGGACGCATCGTGCCCTACATTACCGTGAACCCGAACGCCGGCGCCGCCGAGATCCAGACCGAGATCGACTACTGGGACTCGCAGGGGCCGATCTGCGCCTTCAAGATCCACCCCGGTACCCATCAGTACAAGGCCTCCGGTGAGAACTACTTCCCCGTCTACGAGTACGCCCAGGCCCACGGTCTGCCCATCCTGGTGCACTCCTGGGCCGGTGACCGTCTCGGCGGACCGAGCGTCCTCGCCGGGCTGGCCGAGAAGTACCCGGAGGCGAAGTATATCACTGCGCACTCGGCAACGAGTTGGCAGATGGTCGATGAGGCGGCGGCCGAGACCAAGGCGCACGACAACCTGTACTTCGACGTCGCCGGGTCGATCCTTCTCTACGGCTGCCTGGAGGAGATGGTCGAGCGCCTCGGGGTCGACAAGATCCTCTTCGGCACCGACAACCCCTTCATCGACCCGCGTCCCGGACTCGGGCGACTGCTCATGGCGCGGATCAGCGATGACGACAAGCGGCAGATCCTGGGCCTCAACGCCAAGCGTATCTTCGGGCTCTAA
- a CDS encoding amidohydrolase family protein — protein MLATKLEFFDCNARIGRPTVWRPGELTTTDGILAEMDYAGISRALVHHSLAAQWSPRDGNETLVEEIAAQDRLFPCFAALPGATEEMPSPAEFAAQVHEAHGAVRLFPKDQQFRFTNWCMADTLGALEARRVPVLIEMGQTTWDDIAGVLQTHPGLPVIVLNCYYRMDRYFYPLMDKHANLYLETTTHQVFRGIEDICRRFGHERLLFGTNLPKLETGGPIAQIVYAELPDEAKQAIAGGTLKNLLGL, from the coding sequence ATGTTGGCCACCAAGCTGGAGTTCTTCGACTGCAATGCCAGAATCGGGCGTCCGACGGTCTGGCGTCCGGGCGAATTGACTACAACTGACGGGATCCTCGCCGAGATGGACTACGCGGGCATCTCGCGAGCACTCGTTCACCACAGCCTCGCTGCGCAGTGGTCGCCACGAGACGGCAACGAGACCCTCGTCGAGGAGATCGCGGCACAGGACCGCCTCTTTCCGTGCTTTGCGGCGCTTCCCGGTGCCACCGAGGAGATGCCTTCGCCCGCTGAGTTCGCCGCTCAGGTCCACGAGGCCCATGGGGCAGTGCGGCTGTTCCCCAAGGACCAGCAGTTCCGCTTCACCAACTGGTGCATGGCCGATACCCTTGGGGCTCTCGAAGCTCGCCGGGTTCCCGTCCTGATCGAGATGGGCCAGACCACCTGGGATGACATCGCGGGTGTGCTGCAGACCCATCCCGGACTGCCGGTCATCGTCCTCAACTGCTACTACCGCATGGACCGCTACTTCTACCCGCTCATGGACAAGCACGCGAACCTGTATCTGGAGACCACCACTCACCAGGTCTTCCGAGGCATCGAGGACATCTGCCGCCGCTTCGGCCATGAGCGCCTCCTCTTCGGCACCAACCTCCCGAAGCTCGAGACCGGCGGCCCCATCGCCCAGATCGTCTATGCCGAGCTTCCCGACGAGGCCAAGCAGGCCATCGCCGGTGGCACACTCAAGAACCTGCTGGGCCTGTAG
- a CDS encoding NUDIX hydrolase, translating into MSVKHQRPAESAVVCETLVSSERAFEGRLINLRVDQVELDGGKLARREVVEHRGAVAIVALTADDQVALVEQWRHAAGEALVEIPAGTLDPEEDPAECALRELGEETGFAAGRLDHVVSFWSAPGFTTEKMHLFLARDLIPVQAEADEDERIDAFLVPWEEALAMCADGRIQDAKSIAGILSVQRFLSRDGH; encoded by the coding sequence ATGAGCGTCAAGCACCAAAGACCCGCCGAATCCGCCGTCGTATGCGAGACCCTGGTGAGCTCCGAGCGCGCCTTCGAGGGGCGTCTGATCAACCTGCGCGTGGACCAGGTAGAGCTGGACGGCGGCAAGCTGGCACGACGCGAAGTGGTGGAGCACCGCGGAGCTGTGGCGATCGTGGCTCTCACAGCAGACGACCAGGTGGCGCTCGTGGAGCAGTGGCGGCATGCCGCCGGAGAAGCTCTGGTGGAGATTCCGGCAGGGACGCTGGACCCCGAGGAAGACCCGGCTGAGTGCGCCCTGCGCGAGCTGGGTGAGGAGACGGGATTCGCCGCCGGGCGGCTGGATCACGTGGTGTCCTTCTGGTCCGCGCCGGGCTTCACCACCGAAAAGATGCACCTGTTTCTTGCACGAGACCTTATACCGGTGCAGGCTGAGGCCGATGAAGACGAGAGGATCGACGCCTTTCTCGTCCCCTGGGAAGAGGCCCTGGCGATGTGCGCCGACGGACGTATTCAGGATGCCAAGAGCATTGCCGGGATACTCTCGGTGCAGCGCTTCCTGAGCCGAGACGGGCACTAG
- a CDS encoding amylo-alpha-1,6-glucosidase: MMNLAPAELGDLSRLLRLEWLETNGLGSYAMGTVAGANTRRYHGLLCAAVRPPVDRRMMLQTLEVEVRSNGERFPLSTHLYGETVHPDGWTRLIGFRLDPWPVWTYRAGSMVIEQAVFMPHGRNATVVHYTCLEAEHPLSMCNRVLLAPRDHHHLGCACVDFEMDVEMHDGEPTLVTEGYPPLTLQIVGGDFWPSSDWYYRFTYPEEQARGLDYTEDLYTPGEIGWTLRAGETATLIASTEGPLSESVEELIQTERARREALVAGVAEEDEVARRLFVAADQFVVARPDQGPTAKSTIAGYPWFGDWGRDSMIAFHGLLLSTGRFEEARGVLRAYAAAMEDGLIPNLFSEEGGGAAYNTVDATLWMFVAAKRYYERTGDLDFIRDELLDRLVWAVTLHMQGTRYDIRMDEDGLLIAGDESTQLTWMDAKVGDWVVTPRHGKAVEINALWYSAVRTLEFFARKLDRDYAKYARLARRIKESFVREFWSEELGYCYDCVRGEEKDASLRPNQILALALPYSLLSVDQERSVLRVVTEKLLTPYGLRTLSPEDPAYRGQYEGDPVSRDGAYHQGTVWPWLLGPYLSAYFVLSNRSPESKKWVRELVQPLLDHLGGPGLGQLPEVFDGDPPHRPGGCPAQAWSVAALLRIWVDTQLGDVS; the protein is encoded by the coding sequence ATGATGAACCTTGCACCCGCCGAGTTAGGCGACCTGTCGCGGCTGCTGCGACTGGAATGGCTGGAGACCAATGGTCTGGGCAGCTATGCGATGGGGACCGTAGCCGGTGCGAACACGCGCCGGTATCACGGATTGCTGTGCGCTGCTGTGAGGCCGCCGGTGGACCGCCGGATGATGCTGCAGACCCTTGAGGTTGAGGTCCGCAGCAACGGTGAGCGCTTTCCCCTGTCCACCCACCTCTATGGAGAGACGGTACACCCCGACGGCTGGACCCGACTGATCGGCTTTCGTCTCGATCCCTGGCCCGTGTGGACCTACCGGGCAGGCAGTATGGTCATCGAGCAGGCTGTGTTCATGCCCCACGGCCGGAACGCGACGGTCGTCCACTACACCTGCCTCGAAGCCGAGCATCCTCTGTCGATGTGCAACCGCGTTCTCCTCGCACCCCGTGACCACCATCATCTGGGATGCGCCTGTGTGGACTTCGAGATGGACGTGGAGATGCATGACGGGGAGCCCACTCTCGTGACGGAGGGCTACCCGCCACTCACGCTGCAGATCGTCGGCGGCGACTTCTGGCCCTCCAGCGACTGGTATTACCGCTTCACCTACCCCGAGGAACAGGCGCGAGGCCTGGACTACACCGAGGACCTGTACACGCCGGGCGAGATTGGGTGGACTTTGCGAGCCGGGGAGACGGCCACCCTGATCGCCTCGACCGAAGGGCCTCTGTCCGAGTCGGTGGAGGAGCTCATACAGACCGAGCGCGCACGACGTGAAGCCTTGGTGGCCGGAGTCGCAGAAGAGGATGAGGTTGCCCGGAGGCTGTTCGTAGCGGCCGACCAGTTCGTTGTCGCCCGGCCCGATCAGGGACCGACCGCGAAGAGTACCATCGCCGGTTACCCGTGGTTTGGCGACTGGGGTCGAGACAGCATGATCGCCTTCCACGGGCTGCTGCTCTCCACAGGTCGCTTCGAGGAGGCCAGGGGAGTTCTGCGGGCCTATGCGGCCGCCATGGAGGATGGGCTGATCCCAAACCTGTTCTCCGAAGAAGGCGGCGGGGCTGCCTACAACACCGTCGACGCTACCCTGTGGATGTTCGTCGCCGCCAAGCGATACTACGAGCGCACCGGGGACCTGGACTTCATCCGCGACGAGCTCCTCGACCGCCTCGTGTGGGCCGTCACGCTGCACATGCAGGGCACCCGCTACGATATCAGGATGGATGAGGACGGCCTGCTCATCGCCGGTGACGAGAGCACGCAACTGACGTGGATGGATGCCAAGGTGGGCGACTGGGTAGTGACCCCGCGGCATGGTAAGGCCGTCGAGATCAACGCCCTGTGGTACTCGGCGGTGCGGACGCTGGAGTTTTTCGCCCGCAAGCTGGACCGGGACTACGCCAAGTACGCCCGGCTGGCGCGGCGGATCAAGGAGTCCTTTGTTCGCGAGTTCTGGAGCGAGGAACTGGGCTACTGCTACGACTGTGTGCGGGGCGAGGAGAAGGACGCTTCGCTGCGCCCGAACCAGATCCTTGCCCTGGCTCTCCCCTATTCGCTCCTGAGCGTTGACCAGGAGCGGTCGGTGCTGCGGGTTGTTACTGAGAAGCTGCTGACGCCTTACGGTCTGCGAACGCTGTCGCCTGAGGATCCGGCCTACCGGGGCCAATATGAAGGCGATCCGGTGTCGCGTGACGGCGCCTATCATCAGGGGACCGTGTGGCCGTGGCTGCTGGGTCCGTATCTATCGGCGTACTTCGTCTTGTCGAACCGGTCGCCGGAGTCGAAGAAGTGGGTTCGCGAGCTGGTGCAGCCGCTGCTGGACCACCTCGGCGGACCTGGGCTCGGACAGCTCCCGGAGGTCTTCGACGGTGACCCGCCCCACAGGCCGGGAGGATGCCCGGCACAGGCCTGGAGCGTAGCAGCCCTGCTGCGCATCTGGGTCGATACTCAGCTCGGCGACGTCTCCTAG
- a CDS encoding glycoside hydrolase family 15 protein, with the protein MAVYLPTAAVGNGRVLCTLGRAGEIMSFFYPHIDFAQNVRQLLPALYVGDPGHGRFLWAFDGEFATHQEYVAGTNVLRTVLELPLADLTVTFTDLCPPGSTALVRRVRVQAGEHSGFRGTLMLYGELRLCEVTGKQSVQHRMQDGITVQYFRDVALAVGGERPATWRCGKSIDEGPRSAKSDMYDGHLNGQPEDIGQVDFALGWHVALGPREFREFDIILAAGRVRREAVQHATELAQVGGAELERQTAEDDREWLSQLVQPTVEATFLRAYERALLSLRMLQDSQAHSVVAAPEFDPSYELCGGYGYCWPRDATEAMVALARAGEPSGLTRIAHWYLKAQLPSGQWGQRYWSDGRMASSWALREDFLQVDQTAAALLALCEAARPEAPTGGETPVMSVELAWPAVQRGASALAAMVDDSGWHAFACDLWETFCGSFVYTNAAIWAALHSSAQVARARGEVDLAASWEATCTRMKRATMALHNGRHFPRGVFADGRPDMIVDSSTLGVSEPFAMLSAQVPQERRLIESNLQVIEERLNYRLPDGGVGIRRYEGDGYLGGVIGCVNTLWFALVCLQLAVSYRDEKPDRAEQLRNKAEGYLRFCLQHTTPTGLLPELIGTHPEYPYWAVPHSWASGLMVKAVLELAKLD; encoded by the coding sequence ATGGCCGTCTACCTACCCACTGCTGCCGTCGGGAACGGTCGGGTGCTCTGCACCCTCGGCCGAGCCGGCGAGATCATGTCGTTCTTCTACCCGCATATCGACTTTGCCCAGAACGTGCGCCAGCTTCTCCCGGCGCTATACGTGGGTGACCCCGGGCATGGTCGTTTCCTGTGGGCCTTCGACGGGGAGTTTGCGACCCACCAGGAGTATGTGGCCGGGACCAACGTCCTGCGCACGGTCCTGGAGCTTCCCCTGGCAGACCTGACGGTGACCTTTACCGACCTGTGCCCTCCGGGCTCGACGGCGCTGGTGCGACGGGTCCGTGTACAGGCTGGCGAGCACTCCGGCTTCCGGGGCACGCTGATGCTCTACGGCGAGCTTCGGCTGTGCGAGGTCACCGGCAAGCAGTCGGTGCAGCACCGGATGCAGGACGGAATCACGGTGCAGTACTTCCGCGACGTCGCGCTGGCAGTCGGCGGCGAGCGACCGGCGACCTGGCGCTGCGGCAAGTCCATCGATGAGGGTCCGCGGAGCGCCAAGAGTGACATGTACGACGGTCACCTCAATGGCCAGCCCGAGGACATCGGGCAGGTGGACTTCGCCCTGGGCTGGCACGTCGCCCTCGGTCCGCGGGAGTTCCGCGAGTTCGACATCATCCTGGCTGCCGGACGTGTCCGGCGCGAAGCCGTCCAGCATGCTACGGAGCTCGCGCAGGTCGGCGGCGCGGAGCTGGAGCGCCAGACTGCCGAGGACGACCGTGAGTGGCTGTCGCAGCTTGTCCAGCCGACGGTGGAGGCGACCTTCCTGCGTGCCTACGAGCGGGCGTTGCTGTCGCTGCGGATGCTGCAGGATTCGCAGGCCCACTCGGTGGTCGCTGCGCCGGAGTTCGACCCCTCCTATGAACTGTGCGGTGGCTACGGCTACTGCTGGCCACGGGACGCTACGGAGGCCATGGTGGCTCTCGCCCGGGCCGGGGAACCCTCCGGGCTGACCCGGATTGCGCACTGGTACCTCAAGGCGCAGCTCCCCTCCGGGCAGTGGGGCCAGCGGTACTGGAGTGATGGCCGGATGGCCTCCTCCTGGGCCCTGCGCGAGGACTTCCTGCAGGTCGACCAGACGGCGGCTGCGCTGCTGGCGCTGTGTGAGGCTGCCCGACCGGAGGCTCCGACTGGCGGTGAGACGCCGGTCATGTCCGTGGAGCTTGCCTGGCCTGCGGTGCAGCGTGGCGCTTCGGCCCTGGCGGCGATGGTGGATGACAGCGGCTGGCACGCCTTCGCCTGCGACCTGTGGGAGACGTTCTGCGGCAGCTTCGTCTACACCAATGCGGCGATCTGGGCGGCCCTGCATAGCTCGGCACAGGTAGCAAGGGCACGAGGCGAGGTCGACCTGGCTGCAAGCTGGGAGGCGACCTGCACTCGGATGAAGCGGGCGACCATGGCCCTGCATAACGGCCGGCACTTCCCGCGCGGTGTCTTTGCCGACGGCCGTCCGGACATGATTGTGGACTCCTCGACCCTGGGCGTCTCGGAGCCCTTCGCGATGCTCTCGGCGCAAGTCCCGCAGGAGCGAAGGCTCATCGAGTCGAACCTGCAGGTGATCGAGGAGCGTCTCAACTACCGGCTGCCGGATGGCGGAGTGGGAATCCGGCGCTATGAGGGTGACGGGTACCTCGGCGGCGTCATCGGCTGCGTGAACACCCTGTGGTTTGCGCTGGTGTGCCTGCAGCTTGCGGTGTCCTATCGCGACGAGAAGCCCGACCGCGCGGAGCAGTTGCGGAACAAGGCAGAGGGCTACCTGCGTTTCTGCCTCCAGCACACAACGCCGACCGGACTGCTGCCGGAGCTCATCGGAACGCACCCAGAGTACCCCTACTGGGCGGTTCCGCATAGCTGGGCGTCGGGACTGATGGTCAAGGCCGTCCTGGAACTGGCAAAGCTCGACTAA